From the genome of Pseudomonas mohnii:
TGTATTTTCAGGGGCAGATCTCCGAGTCCTGGGCGCTGGAAGACGGCATCGTCAAGGAAGGCAGCTTCAACCTTGACCAGGGCGTGGGCGTGCGGGCGCAATCGGGTGAAAAAACCGGTTTTGCCTACAGCAACGCCATCACTCTGGAAGCCCTGGGCGCGGCAGCCCGTGCCGCCCGCTCGATCTCTCGGGCCGGGCAAAGCGGCACCGTGCAGGCGTTCACCACTCAGGATGTCGCGCAGTTATATGGGGCAGACAATCCTCTGGAAGTGCTGACCCGTGCCGAGAAAGTCGATCTGCTCAAACGCATCGATGCCGCGACTCGCGCGCTCGATCCGCGCATCCAGCAAGTCACCGTCAGCATGGCGGGTGTCTGGGAACGGATTCTGGTGGCCTCCACCGACGGCGGGCTGGCGGCGGATGTGCGACCTCTGGTGCGTTTCAATGTCAGCGTGATCGTCGAGCAGAACGGCCGTCGTGAGCGCGGCGGTCATGGCGGTGGCGGTCGCACCGATTACCGTTATTTTCTCGCCGAAGATCGCGCCATGGGCTATGCCCGCGAAGCGCTGAGACAGGCGCTGGTCAACCTGGAGGCCATTCCGGCGCCGGCCGGTACGTTGCCGGTGGTGCTTGGCTCCGGTTGGTCGGGTGTGTTGCTGCACGAAGCGGTCGGCCATGGTCTGGAGGGCGATTTCAACCGTAAGGGCAGTTCAGCCTACAGCGGACGCATGGGCGAGATGGTTGCGTCCAAGCTTTGCACCATCGTCGATGACGGCACCCTGGCGGGGCGTCGTGGCTCCTTGAGCGTTGACGACGAAGGTACGCCGACCGAGTGCACGACGCTGATCGAAAACGGCGTACTCAAAGGCTACATGCAGGACAAACTCAACGCGCGCCTGATGGGCGTGGCCCGTACGGGTAACGGCCGTCGCGAATCCTACGCGCACCTGCCAATGCCGCGCATGACCAACACCTACATGCTCGCCGGTGAAAGCGATCCGGCCGAAATCATCGCTTCGGTGAAGCGCGGTATCTATTGCGCCAACCTCGGCGGCGGCCAGGTGGACATCACCAGTGGCAAGTTCGTGTTCTCCACCAGCGAGGCGTATCTGATCGAAGACGGCAAGATCACCGCTCCGGTCAAGGGCGCGACCCTGATCGGCAACGGGCCTGAAGCCATGAGCAAGGTGTCGATGGTCGGCAACGATCTGTCGCTCGATAGTGGTGTGGGGACGTGTGGCAAGGATGGGCAGTCGGTGCCGGTGGGTGTCGGCCAGCCAACGCTGAAGATTGATGCGATCACCGTGGGTGGCACGGGCGCGTAAGGCGTGGAGCTGCGGGTGAGCCGCCAGGCGACTCACCCGATCAGAGTCTCAGCGCAGACCGCGTTGAGTCTCGTCCAGCTCACGGATGTACTTGAAGATTTTACGGCTCGATGCCGGTGGCTTGTTGGTCGCCAGCTCGTGCTGGGCCTGACGGATCAGGGAGCGCAATTGCTGGCGATCAGCCTCCGGGTAGTCGATGACGAACTTTTCCAGGACTGCATCGTCGCCGGCGATCAGGCGATCACGCCAGCGCTCCAGGTTATGGAAGCGTTCGTTGTATTGGCGAGTGGAGGCATCGAGTTGATCGAGCAAGACCAGAATGGCGTCAGTGTCCTGATCGCGCATCAGTTTGCCGATGAACTGGAGGTGCCGTTTACGCGCGATGTTCGCCGTGTGCTTGGGCGCATCGGCCAAGGCCCGGCGCAAAGCGTCGGTCAAGGGCAGTTTTGCCAGCAAGTCAGGCTTGAGTGTCGTAAGGCGTTCGCCAAGGTCAACCAGAGCATGCAGCTCGCGTTTGACCTGGGATTTGCTTTTTTCTCCCGTATCGAGGGAGTCGTCGTAAGAATCAACCATGGTGGCCGTCCGCAAAGAAACGCCGCCATGATAACCAGTCGGGGGCCGCTTGTCCGGCCCGGTCGCTCGATGACCTATTCCGAAAGCAGAATTTGAGTGGAGAACAGCATGAGTGCAGTTGAAAGCGTCGGCCCACAAGCGTTGCCGGCACTGCAAGAACAAGTCGAGCAGATCATCGCTGAAGCCAGGCGCCAGGGGGCCAGTGCCTGTGAAGTGGCGGTGTCCCTGGAGCAGGGCCTGTCGACCACGGTGCGCCAGCGCGAAGTCGAAACCGTCGAATTCAATCGTGATCAGGGATTCGGTATCACCTTGTACGTTGGTCAGCGCAAGGGTTCGGCCAGCACCTCGGCCAGCGGTCCAGAGGCGATTCGTGAGACCGTAGCCGCCGCCTTGGCCATTGCCAAACACACCTCGGAAGACGAAGCGTCGGGCCTGGCGGATGCTGCTCTGATGGCGCGTGACGTTCAGGATTTCGACCTGTTCCACCCATGGGATATCACGCCGGAGCAGGCAATCGAGCAGGCGCTGACCTGTGAAGCGGCCGCATTTGCTGCCGACAGCCGGATCAAGAATGCCGATGGCACTACGCTGAGTACCCATCAAGGCTGCCGTGTCTATGGCAACAGCCACGGTTTTATCGGCGGTTATGCATCGACCCGGCACAGCCTGAGCTGCGTGATGATCGCCGAGGCCGATGGTCAGATGCAGCGCGATTATTGGTATGACGTGAATCGCCAGGGCAATTTGCTGGCTGATCCGGTGAGCATTGGCCAGCGTGCCGCACAACGGGCGGCAAGCCGTCTCGGCGCGCGTCCGGTGCCAACCTGCGAAGTGCCAGTGCTGTTTTCCGCCGAGTTGGCCGGTGGTTTGTTCGGCAGCTTCCTGTCGGCGATTTCCGGCGGCAGCCTGTACCGCAAGTCATCGTTCCTTGAAGGCACCCTGGGTCAGAAGCTGTTTCCTGAATGGCTGACCATCGATGAGCGTCCGCACTTGATGCGTGCCTTGGGCAGCGCGGCCTTCGATGGCGATGGTCTGGCGACTTACGCGAAGCCGTTCGTTGAAAAGGGCGAGCTGGTGTCCTACATCCTCGGTACTTACTCCGGTCGCAAGCTCGGCATGCCGAGCACCGCGAATGCCGGAGGCGTGCATAACCTGTTCGTCACCCATGGTGATGAAGAT
Proteins encoded in this window:
- the tldD gene encoding metalloprotease TldD; protein product: MSELLSSVSDHLLAPGGVTIESLQGVLGDLAGPGIDAADLYFQGQISESWALEDGIVKEGSFNLDQGVGVRAQSGEKTGFAYSNAITLEALGAAARAARSISRAGQSGTVQAFTTQDVAQLYGADNPLEVLTRAEKVDLLKRIDAATRALDPRIQQVTVSMAGVWERILVASTDGGLAADVRPLVRFNVSVIVEQNGRRERGGHGGGGRTDYRYFLAEDRAMGYAREALRQALVNLEAIPAPAGTLPVVLGSGWSGVLLHEAVGHGLEGDFNRKGSSAYSGRMGEMVASKLCTIVDDGTLAGRRGSLSVDDEGTPTECTTLIENGVLKGYMQDKLNARLMGVARTGNGRRESYAHLPMPRMTNTYMLAGESDPAEIIASVKRGIYCANLGGGQVDITSGKFVFSTSEAYLIEDGKITAPVKGATLIGNGPEAMSKVSMVGNDLSLDSGVGTCGKDGQSVPVGVGQPTLKIDAITVGGTGA
- the yjgA gene encoding ribosome biogenesis factor YjgA, which translates into the protein MVDSYDDSLDTGEKSKSQVKRELHALVDLGERLTTLKPDLLAKLPLTDALRRALADAPKHTANIARKRHLQFIGKLMRDQDTDAILVLLDQLDASTRQYNERFHNLERWRDRLIAGDDAVLEKFVIDYPEADRQQLRSLIRQAQHELATNKPPASSRKIFKYIRELDETQRGLR
- the pmbA gene encoding metalloprotease PmbA, translated to MSAVESVGPQALPALQEQVEQIIAEARRQGASACEVAVSLEQGLSTTVRQREVETVEFNRDQGFGITLYVGQRKGSASTSASGPEAIRETVAAALAIAKHTSEDEASGLADAALMARDVQDFDLFHPWDITPEQAIEQALTCEAAAFAADSRIKNADGTTLSTHQGCRVYGNSHGFIGGYASTRHSLSCVMIAEADGQMQRDYWYDVNRQGNLLADPVSIGQRAAQRAASRLGARPVPTCEVPVLFSAELAGGLFGSFLSAISGGSLYRKSSFLEGTLGQKLFPEWLTIDERPHLMRALGSAAFDGDGLATYAKPFVEKGELVSYILGTYSGRKLGMPSTANAGGVHNLFVTHGDEDQAALLRRMGRGLLVTELMGQGLNMVTGDYSRGAAGYWVENGEIQFAVQEVTIAGNMRDMFKQIVAVGNDLELRSNIRTGSVLIERMTVAGS